CAGGGCCAGGGTCGATAGAAGCTTCTTCATTGCGTTCTCCAGTACCTGATACGGTGAATCGCCGCGGCTCCACGGCCGCGACGCGGGACGAGCTCGCAACATCCGCGCGTCAGGGCCGGGGGGCCGGGGCGGGGGTCTCCGCGGGCGTGGATGCGCCGCTGTTGGTGCCGGCCGGCCCGCCCGCCGTGGATGCGTCGAATCCGGGGCTCTGCCCGGCCGTGTCCGCGGTCGCGGCGGTGGTGGCGCCGCCCGTGGTGCCGCCGGTCACGGTGGGATCGGTGGTGCCCGTGGTGCCGCTGGTCATCGCCGGATCCGCGGTGGTGGTGCCCGCCGCGCCCGCGTCGGTGGTCGCCGCATCGCCCGCCTTCCCGCCCTCGTCGCCGCCGCCGCACGCGGCCGCGCCCAGCATCGCCGCCAGCGCCAGCGCCGGGATCATCCGCTTCGTCTTCATCGCGCCTCCAATCGGTTGAACGTTCACTGCCGCGACCCTTCGGTGCCACGGTCGGGGCACTTCCCTCCCACCAGGTGGATCGCCCGCATGCTGTCCTCCAGGAACTTCTCTTCCACCACCGTGCTCCCGTCGCGCACCATGAAGACGCCCTTGGACAGGACGTGGACGATCTCCAGCGTGCCCTTTTCCAGGAGGAGGATGTCGCCCCACTTCCCCTTCTCCAGCGTCCCCTTCATCTCCAGCTTCAGGATGCGCGCGGTGTTGCGCGTGACCAGCGAGAGCGCCTGCTCCAGCGGAAAGCCGTGCTTCGTCACGCACGAGCGCACCTGCTCCGACAGCACGCGCGGGCTGCTGATGGAGGCGTCCGACGACGCGGTGAGGCACGCGGGGTCGCCGCCCGCGTCCAGGTAGAAGCGGAGCCACTTCGCCAGGTCCTCCGCGATGGTGTCCACGTCCACGTTGCACCCGCGCTTGGTGAGCTCGACGGCCTCGGCCATCAGCTTCTCGTTGCGCTGCACGTGCGTGGGGTAGACGCAGCGGGGGTCGATGTCGTGTTCGTCCAGGATCAGGCGCAGCGGCTCCAGGCGTCGGTCCATCTCGCCCACGTGGAAGTGCGTCACGCCGGACTTCCTGGCCAGCATCCCGCCGATGTAGGTGTCGCTGACGACGCGGGCCAGCTCCACCGCGCTGGTGTTCATCGCCCGCCGGTCGGAGATGGCGACCTCGCCGGTGCCGATCACCTCCTCCAGGAACATGATGTCGTCGCGCACCGAGTTCATGATGGAGGTGGGCGGGACGTTGTAGCCCCCCGTCCAGAGGTACGCGTTGAGCCCCTGCTCGTTGAGGCCCTTCACCTTGGCCAGGAGCCCCGCCATCGTCTTCATGGTGGTGTCCACCCCCAGCGCGCCCACCGCGGTGGTGATGCCGTACGGCACGATCTCGCCGATGAAGAACTCGGGGGTCTGCGTGGCGAACCCTTCCTCGCCGCTCCCGCCCAGGAGGTGCATGTGGGGGTCGATGAAGCCGGGGACCACGAGGCACCCCGTGGCGTCGATCACCTCGCACTCCACGCCCACGGACTCGACGGCGCGGCGGTCCACCTCGCCCACTTTGCCGATCTTGCCGTCGGTGAGGAGCACCTGCTGCTTCCCCACCGGCGCCGGCGTGTAGACTTCCCCGTTCTCGATCAGCTTGAGCACCCGTCCTCTCCTCTGCTCCGATGGTTCACCCGCACGTGGCGCGGGGGGCGCGGTGTGCGCGCCCCGTTCCCGCCTCGCCTCACGCCTGCCGAGGCGGGGGTGCGTGTCACGGCGTGGTGGTCGCGCCGTTGCCCGCGCCGTTGCCCGCGCCGCTCACCGGGGTGCCCGAGACGCCGGTGGTGTCCGTGGCGCCCGCCGCCGGCATAGCTCCGGTGGCGCTGTCGCCGGGCATCGGAGGCGGCGTGGTGGTGGCCGCGCCCGTACCCGCGCCGGTTGTGTCCAGCGCCGGCGCAGCGGAGCCGTCCGGTGCGCCGGCCGTGGTGTCCGCCGTGGCGCCGTTCGATGCGTTGCCGCCGCCGCCGCACGCGGCCAGCAGCGCCGCGATGGCGAGTGTCGGGATGATTCCGCTTCTCCGCATGCGTCCTCCGTGGGGTGTGGGTGCGTAAATGGGTCGGCGCGCCGTCGCAACGGGCGTGCCGGGCGTGGCTCAGCATGAGTGTTGCGCACGGTGCGCTCAACCGCCGAACGGAGGAGGCCGGGATGGAGGGTAAGGTGTGCGTGGTGACGGGCGCCACCGGAGGGATCGGCGGGGCGACGGCGCGGGGGCTGGCGGCGCGGGGCGCGACGGTGCTCCTGGTGGCGCGCGATGCCGTCCGCGGCGAGGCGCTGCGCGTGTCGATCTCGCGGGAGACGGGGAACGAGCGCGTGCGCCTGGTGCGCGCGGACCTGTCGTCGCAGGCGGAGGTGCGCGCCGCGGCGGCGCAGATCGCGGCGGAGCACCCGCGTGTGGACGTGCTGGTGAACAACGCCGCCGTCTACACGCGGAAGCGCGCCGTGTCCGTGGATGGGATCGAGCTCCAGTGGGCGGTCAACCATCTCGCGCCCTTTCTGCTGACCGACCTCCTTCTCGACCGCCTGCGTGCGGCGGGCGACGGGCGCGTGATCACCGTCTCCTCCGGTGCGCACAAGGGGCGGTTCATCCCGTGGGATGACATGGAGATGCGGCGGCGCTACTTCGGCTGGCGGACGTACGGGGTGACGAAGCTGGCGAACCTCCTCTTCACCCGCGAGCTCGCGCGCCGCGAGAGCGGGATCGTCGCGCACGCCATGCACCCCGGTGTCGTCGCCACGGAGCTGCTGATGCGCGGATTTCCGCCGATCCGGCTGTTTCGCCGGTTTCTCAAGACGCCTGAGGAAGGCGCCGCGACAGTGATCTTTTTGGCGACGTCGCCGGAGGCGGGGAGGTCAAGCGGGAGGTACTGGATCGACGAGCGACCCGCGGAGCCAGACCCCGCGGCGCTGGACGACGAGGCCGCGCGACGGTTGTGGCGGTGGAGCGAGGAGATGGTTGGGATAACGCCCGAGCGCAGCGAGGTGGGGACGGCCTGATGGGCGGAGGACGGTGCGCGGGATGGCACGGGCAGCCACGTGGGGCGGCCCCTACGGGATTGGTGTGCGTCAGGCGGGGATTGGGGCGGCGGCGGGGGTGGGCAGACACATAGGTCTGCCCCTACCGAGATCGGGGCCGCAGGTTGGGGGCGGGGCGGGGGCGGGCACGGGCGCGATGAATCGCGCCCCTACGAGATCTGTGCGTCAGGCGGGGATTGGGGCGGGGGTTGGGGTGGGCAGACACGCAGGTCTGCCCCTACCGAGATCGGTGGCGAGGGGTGGGGGCGGAGCGGGGGCAGGGGTGGGCGCGATGAGTCGCGCCGCGACGAGATGCCGACCCGGGGAGGAGTGCACCCTTTCCCCCGCTTGCGGGGGAGAGGGCCGGGGAGAGGGGGAGCCCGCTACGACTCCAGGTCGGAGGTCCACTGGGGGGCGTTGTGGCCCAGGGACTGGAAGAGGCCGCGCAGGAGGGCGGCGGCGCGGGGGATGGCGGCTTCGCGGTCTTCCTCGGGGATGCCGAGGAGGAGAAGCTCGAGGGCGATCCGCGCGTCTTCGGCGGCCAGGGCGTCGTCAGCGGCGCCGGCGAGGCCCTCGCGCAGCTCGCGGGCGTACCACTTCCTCCACAGGCGCGCGTTGCGCTCGTACGGCTCGGATCCGTCCACGAACTTCTTGGTGGCGCCCACTTTGACTCCGGCGCGCACGGCGACTTTGCGCAGCGACGTCCGCGCGACCTGCTCGCGGGCGTGCGCGCGGATGCGCTCCATGGACGCGTCGCGGTCGCGGTCAGCCATGTGCCCCTCCGTGGAGGGGTGGCCGAACGGTGCGCGTCAGAGCGCGCTGTGCACTGTGTTTACTTGAATTTAGGTTACACTCTTACATTACAGGCACCTTTCCGAACCGGCAAGAACCGGCCCCAAACTTCTGCACCGTGGACACTCCCGCGAGGCGGTTGAAATGCCATGCGCGCAGCTTGGGCCAGATCTGCGTGGGGACGCACGCAGGCGGTTGCGTGTGCGCCCCCGCCCGCTACGTTTCGTCCGCACGAAGGCCCACTCGCCCCCAGACCGTACCCGTGATGCCCGCATCCATCCGCCGGACCGCGCTGGCCGCGCTCATCGTGGCCGCGCCCCTCGCCGCCCAGACGGAGCCGCGCACCCGTCCCGAGCGCACCG
The Longimicrobium sp. DNA segment above includes these coding regions:
- a CDS encoding amidohydrolase family protein — encoded protein: MLKLIENGEVYTPAPVGKQQVLLTDGKIGKVGEVDRRAVESVGVECEVIDATGCLVVPGFIDPHMHLLGGSGEEGFATQTPEFFIGEIVPYGITTAVGALGVDTTMKTMAGLLAKVKGLNEQGLNAYLWTGGYNVPPTSIMNSVRDDIMFLEEVIGTGEVAISDRRAMNTSAVELARVVSDTYIGGMLARKSGVTHFHVGEMDRRLEPLRLILDEHDIDPRCVYPTHVQRNEKLMAEAVELTKRGCNVDVDTIAEDLAKWLRFYLDAGGDPACLTASSDASISSPRVLSEQVRSCVTKHGFPLEQALSLVTRNTARILKLEMKGTLEKGKWGDILLLEKGTLEIVHVLSKGVFMVRDGSTVVEEKFLEDSMRAIHLVGGKCPDRGTEGSRQ
- a CDS encoding SDR family NAD(P)-dependent oxidoreductase, which encodes MEGKVCVVTGATGGIGGATARGLAARGATVLLVARDAVRGEALRVSISRETGNERVRLVRADLSSQAEVRAAAAQIAAEHPRVDVLVNNAAVYTRKRAVSVDGIELQWAVNHLAPFLLTDLLLDRLRAAGDGRVITVSSGAHKGRFIPWDDMEMRRRYFGWRTYGVTKLANLLFTRELARRESGIVAHAMHPGVVATELLMRGFPPIRLFRRFLKTPEEGAATVIFLATSPEAGRSSGRYWIDERPAEPDPAALDDEAARRLWRWSEEMVGITPERSEVGTA